One segment of Arthrobacter sp. MMS18-M83 DNA contains the following:
- a CDS encoding leucyl aminopeptidase, whose translation MVKTTDITLGTIAKDLKKSPSDALVIGIGQGPDGPVLLGNPLSAKAAESLAASLGLLGITGAPDQVHRLPGLPETGSGVLVLAGVGKVADDAPLADEALRRAAGSAVRQLAGLSSVTLALPTASLADVAAVAEGAVLGSYSYTEHRSSKDGLKDPVGKVLIHTALDGKEVQTSLDRALLVGRAVNATRTLVNQPPSHLYPESFAEAAKELSKGLPVKVTVWDEKRLEKDGFGGILGVGKGSTRQPRLVKVEYAPAKATKKIALVGKGITFDTGGISIKPALGMGDMKSDMAGAAVVLNTVLAVAGLGLPVKVTAWLCIAENMPSGAAQRPADVLTVYGGKTVEVLNTDAEGRLVMADGLVAASLEQPDAIIDVATLTGAQLIALGDRTAGVMGSDAVTGALKSAADRAGELVWPMPLPEELRASLDSQVADIANIGERHGGMMTAAVFLREFVGKDAEGKQIPWAHVDIAGPSFNNGSPYGYTPKQGTGCTVRTLLAYVEDVLATA comes from the coding sequence GTGGTGAAGACTACAGACATCACCCTTGGCACCATCGCCAAGGACCTGAAAAAGTCGCCCAGCGACGCACTCGTGATAGGCATCGGGCAGGGTCCTGACGGACCGGTTCTGCTCGGGAACCCGCTGAGCGCCAAGGCCGCGGAATCCCTCGCCGCCTCACTGGGACTCCTGGGCATCACGGGAGCACCCGATCAGGTTCACCGTCTGCCAGGTCTTCCGGAGACCGGCTCGGGCGTTCTTGTCCTGGCGGGTGTCGGCAAAGTGGCCGACGACGCTCCCCTCGCTGATGAAGCCCTGCGCCGCGCTGCGGGATCCGCCGTCCGCCAACTGGCTGGCCTGTCTTCCGTGACGCTCGCCCTCCCGACGGCGTCCCTCGCCGATGTCGCAGCTGTCGCCGAAGGCGCCGTGCTCGGTTCCTATTCCTACACCGAGCACCGCTCCAGCAAGGACGGCCTCAAGGATCCGGTCGGCAAGGTCCTGATCCACACTGCCCTTGACGGCAAGGAAGTCCAGACCTCGCTTGACCGGGCGTTGCTCGTGGGACGCGCGGTCAACGCCACCCGTACGCTGGTCAACCAGCCGCCAAGCCACCTTTACCCGGAGTCCTTTGCCGAAGCTGCCAAGGAACTGTCCAAGGGACTCCCCGTCAAGGTGACCGTGTGGGACGAGAAGCGCCTTGAGAAAGACGGCTTCGGCGGAATCCTGGGCGTCGGAAAGGGTTCAACCCGCCAACCGCGCCTCGTCAAGGTGGAGTACGCGCCGGCGAAGGCCACCAAGAAGATCGCGCTCGTGGGCAAGGGCATCACATTCGACACTGGCGGCATTTCGATCAAGCCGGCCCTCGGCATGGGCGACATGAAGAGCGATATGGCGGGAGCCGCCGTCGTACTTAATACTGTCTTGGCCGTCGCGGGACTCGGGTTGCCGGTCAAGGTGACCGCTTGGCTCTGCATCGCCGAGAACATGCCGTCCGGCGCTGCACAGCGCCCGGCGGATGTCCTCACGGTCTACGGGGGCAAGACGGTTGAGGTCCTCAACACCGACGCCGAGGGACGCCTGGTCATGGCCGACGGCCTGGTCGCGGCTAGCCTCGAACAGCCGGATGCCATCATCGACGTCGCAACGCTCACCGGTGCACAATTGATCGCCCTCGGCGACCGTACTGCAGGCGTCATGGGCTCGGATGCTGTCACCGGTGCGCTCAAGTCCGCCGCCGACCGCGCAGGCGAGCTCGTCTGGCCGATGCCGCTGCCGGAAGAACTGCGGGCAAGCCTCGATTCGCAAGTGGCGGACATTGCCAACATCGGCGAACGCCACGGCGGAATGATGACCGCGGCCGTTTTCCTGCGCGAGTTCGTCGGCAAGGACGCAGAGGGCAAACAAATCCCCTGGGCACACGTCGACATCGCCGGCCCGTCCTTCAACAACGGAAGCCCTTACGGCTACACGCCCAAGCAAGGCACCGGTTGCACCGTCCGGACGCTGCTCGCCTACGTCGAAGACGTGCTGGCAACCGCCTGA
- a CDS encoding aminotransferase-like domain-containing protein — MNNDSSSRIATRLREWIAGAAPGSRLPSTRSLVAEYQASPVTVQKALQALTSQGLIESRPGVGTFVRAVRTARPSDYGWQTAALRAPQAPPRSASSTMRSTSNDVIAFHSGYPDRELLPERLVRAALARAARGDAALSRPPAAGLPELQSWFAHELGSATPAGLTPPTPSDVIVLPGSQGGLSSIFSALVGHGQPLLMESPSYWGAILAATQAGVRIVPVPSGPDGPDPEELARAFEETGARLFYAQPNYANPTGAQWPARRGEQVLDVVRANGAFLVEDDWAHDFGITSAPMPIAAHDDSGHVVYLRSLTKSVSPAIRVAAVIARGPARERILADRAAESMYVSGLLQAAALDVVTQPAWQTHLRSLRHQLQSRRDLLITSLREHAPQAHISQIPKGGLNLWARLPDGTDLEKLTLDCESAGVMIAVGNEWFPAEPTGPFIRLNYAGPNPSAFPEGARILGQALERNKR; from the coding sequence ATGAACAACGATAGCAGTTCCCGGATTGCGACACGACTGCGCGAATGGATCGCAGGGGCGGCGCCGGGATCCCGGCTTCCGTCCACGCGGTCGCTGGTTGCCGAGTACCAGGCCAGCCCCGTGACGGTGCAGAAGGCCCTGCAAGCGCTCACTTCCCAGGGCTTGATTGAGAGCAGGCCAGGCGTCGGGACCTTTGTGCGGGCCGTCCGGACTGCGCGGCCTTCGGATTACGGCTGGCAGACTGCGGCGCTGCGCGCACCGCAGGCACCTCCCCGCTCGGCCTCCTCAACGATGCGCAGCACTTCGAACGACGTCATTGCTTTCCACTCCGGCTACCCGGACCGTGAACTCCTGCCGGAGCGCCTTGTGCGGGCCGCGCTCGCCCGGGCTGCCCGGGGGGACGCGGCGTTGTCTCGACCGCCCGCGGCGGGGCTTCCCGAGTTGCAGTCCTGGTTCGCGCACGAACTAGGCTCCGCGACTCCGGCAGGGCTCACCCCGCCAACGCCGAGCGACGTCATCGTGCTGCCAGGAAGCCAAGGCGGTCTCAGCTCGATATTTAGTGCGTTGGTGGGCCACGGGCAACCACTGCTCATGGAATCCCCGAGCTATTGGGGAGCCATTCTGGCCGCGACGCAAGCGGGAGTCCGCATAGTTCCGGTGCCCAGCGGGCCCGATGGGCCCGACCCGGAAGAATTGGCCAGGGCCTTTGAGGAGACCGGCGCACGTCTGTTCTACGCACAACCGAATTACGCGAACCCCACCGGAGCGCAATGGCCCGCCCGACGAGGCGAGCAGGTTCTGGACGTGGTGCGCGCGAACGGCGCGTTCCTGGTGGAGGACGACTGGGCGCACGATTTCGGCATCACTTCGGCTCCCATGCCCATCGCCGCACATGACGATTCCGGGCATGTCGTCTATCTGCGCTCCCTCACGAAAAGCGTTTCCCCGGCCATCCGCGTTGCTGCCGTCATCGCCCGCGGCCCGGCCCGCGAACGCATCCTTGCAGACCGGGCCGCAGAGTCGATGTATGTCAGCGGGTTGCTCCAGGCTGCAGCACTCGATGTCGTCACACAGCCGGCCTGGCAGACGCATTTACGCAGCCTTCGCCATCAGCTTCAATCCCGCCGCGACCTTCTGATCACGAGCCTGCGCGAACACGCCCCGCAGGCCCACATCAGCCAGATCCCCAAGGGCGGGCTGAACCTCTGGGCACGCCTGCCCGACGGGACCGACCTCGAAAAGCTGACCTTGGATTGCGAGAGTGCCGGCGTGATGATCGCCGTCGGCAACGAGTGGTTCCCGGCTGAACCGACAGGTCCGTTCATCCGGCTCAACTATGCCGGCCCCAACCCGTCCGCCTTCCCGGAAGGCGCAAGGATCCTCGGCCAAGCGCTCGAACGAAACAAACGTTAG
- a CDS encoding proteasome assembly chaperone family protein translates to MFERISGSLLDPESLYASNTELFHGPEIRGLNMLMGFTGFADAGHVVHQINRELLDTLEVETVAVFDADQLIDYRTRRPHISFVEDHLEDYKAPQLALYMLKDGLGEPFLLLAGFEPDLQWERFSRAVVGIVEKLEVNLVTWIHSIPMPVPHTRPVGVTVHGNRPELIEGISTWKPTVDVPSAIGHILELRLSEAGRKVAGYVIHVPHYLADAEYPPAAVAGLEYLGAATSLMLPTDRLREAGREVGRQIAEQVEASEDVQQVVSKLESRYDDKAEGTVRRSLLADENDELPNAEDLGAAVEAYLARKDARP, encoded by the coding sequence GTGTTTGAACGGATTTCCGGCTCACTCCTTGACCCTGAGTCGCTGTACGCGAGCAACACCGAGCTCTTCCACGGCCCGGAAATCAGGGGGCTCAACATGCTGATGGGCTTCACGGGATTTGCCGATGCCGGCCACGTGGTCCACCAGATCAACCGGGAACTGCTGGACACCCTTGAGGTCGAAACCGTGGCCGTCTTCGATGCCGACCAGCTCATTGACTACCGCACGCGCCGTCCCCACATCAGCTTCGTCGAGGACCATTTGGAGGATTACAAGGCTCCTCAGTTGGCGCTTTACATGCTGAAGGACGGTCTGGGCGAGCCCTTCCTGCTGCTTGCCGGTTTTGAACCCGACCTCCAGTGGGAGCGGTTCTCGCGCGCCGTCGTCGGGATCGTGGAAAAACTCGAGGTCAATCTGGTGACGTGGATCCACTCGATCCCCATGCCGGTTCCGCACACCAGGCCGGTGGGCGTCACGGTGCACGGCAACCGCCCGGAACTCATCGAAGGGATCTCAACATGGAAGCCGACTGTCGACGTTCCTTCGGCCATTGGCCACATTCTCGAACTGCGGCTGAGCGAAGCCGGGCGCAAAGTGGCCGGTTACGTTATCCACGTTCCGCACTACCTCGCCGATGCGGAGTACCCGCCAGCAGCGGTCGCAGGTCTTGAATACCTGGGTGCGGCGACGTCCCTGATGCTGCCCACGGACCGCCTCCGTGAGGCCGGCAGGGAAGTGGGCCGGCAGATCGCAGAACAGGTGGAGGCATCCGAGGACGTCCAGCAGGTGGTGTCGAAGCTGGAATCCCGCTATGACGACAAAGCCGAGGGGACCGTCCGTCGATCCCTGCTCGCTGACGAGAACGACGAGCTGCCCAACGCCGAGGACTTGGGCGCCGCGGTTGAGGCGTACCTCGCGCGTAAAGATGCGCGCCCATAA
- a CDS encoding DUF7455 domain-containing protein, with amino-acid sequence MTTAVADRTLNALDRCDRCGAQAYVRVVLESSGGELLFCGHHARAIEATLRPMTSDWHDETGRLQEKEPVLAD; translated from the coding sequence ATGACAACAGCAGTTGCAGACCGCACACTCAATGCACTCGACCGGTGCGACCGTTGCGGGGCCCAGGCATATGTCCGCGTTGTACTCGAGTCCTCCGGCGGTGAGCTGCTCTTCTGCGGCCACCACGCACGTGCAATAGAGGCCACGCTGCGGCCGATGACCTCGGACTGGCATGACGAAACGGGTCGCCTTCAGGAGAAGGAACCCGTCCTGGCCGACTAG
- a CDS encoding DUF4192 domain-containing protein, with protein sequence MTADNRVTISLPEDILGFIPHALGHRPKESLVAITLRGQTLGATLRVDLPPDRSERVLAVYSRRIAEYLDADHDADGALLAVFSDDGWEDGGVVRGNVPLLEALELVLARRGLALRDAWFIGSDYWRSAFCTDVACCPIPGRPVDQILDSRLNAEMVFRGSSVKESPRLLRPEDQPAVDPEFLSAEAATLEEMLRRWKSKKTFEEMLDVWTRVLDSGLPEEIDLEAAAFLRASLRVPAWRDAVVVLAAAGRGVARGGAEAFRFFSPESDDEEALLIPPGLRPLSQAAGTSPAAGKGHGASGGKPPRTAAADINALRYGDVLLGLYPDNPDWERLTALDLVLARLSRRGGGEGRAAALTIRGWIQWCQGSGSFADEFFSRADAEQQGYRLAELLSEVVQRGTVCGWAKSRTSAWRKFGGAAA encoded by the coding sequence ATGACAGCAGACAACCGTGTAACCATCTCCCTGCCCGAGGACATTCTGGGCTTCATTCCCCATGCCTTGGGCCACCGGCCAAAGGAGAGTCTCGTGGCCATCACTTTGCGCGGCCAGACGCTAGGCGCCACCCTGCGAGTGGACCTTCCGCCTGACAGATCCGAAAGGGTGCTCGCGGTGTACTCACGGAGGATCGCCGAATATTTGGACGCGGACCATGACGCCGACGGAGCACTCTTGGCAGTTTTCAGTGACGATGGCTGGGAAGATGGAGGCGTTGTGAGGGGCAACGTTCCGCTGCTGGAGGCACTGGAACTCGTGCTGGCCCGCCGCGGCCTAGCGCTCCGGGACGCCTGGTTTATTGGTTCTGACTACTGGCGCAGCGCGTTCTGCACCGACGTCGCGTGCTGCCCCATCCCTGGCCGTCCCGTGGACCAGATCCTCGACAGCCGGCTCAACGCCGAAATGGTTTTCAGGGGGAGTAGCGTCAAGGAGTCACCACGGTTGCTGCGGCCGGAGGACCAACCGGCCGTTGATCCGGAGTTCCTGAGTGCGGAAGCCGCCACCCTTGAGGAGATGCTTCGAAGGTGGAAAAGCAAAAAGACCTTCGAAGAAATGCTGGATGTGTGGACACGTGTCCTCGACTCCGGTCTTCCCGAAGAAATCGACCTTGAGGCAGCGGCGTTCCTCCGGGCGAGCCTGCGGGTCCCGGCGTGGCGCGACGCCGTAGTGGTCCTGGCAGCTGCCGGGAGAGGCGTCGCCCGCGGCGGTGCGGAGGCCTTCCGCTTCTTTTCTCCCGAGAGCGATGACGAAGAGGCCTTGCTCATTCCGCCTGGACTTCGTCCCCTCTCGCAGGCAGCAGGGACGTCGCCGGCTGCAGGGAAGGGTCACGGGGCATCAGGAGGGAAGCCTCCGAGGACCGCGGCTGCCGATATTAACGCCTTGCGGTACGGAGACGTGTTGCTGGGACTCTACCCGGATAACCCGGACTGGGAACGGCTGACCGCCTTGGACCTGGTTTTGGCGAGGCTCTCGCGGCGCGGCGGTGGCGAGGGACGCGCTGCCGCGCTCACGATCCGGGGGTGGATTCAATGGTGTCAGGGGAGCGGTTCATTCGCCGACGAGTTCTTTTCCAGAGCGGACGCCGAACAACAGGGCTATCGACTCGCGGAACTACTTTCGGAGGTGGTGCAGCGCGGCACAGTGTGCGGCTGGGCGAAAAGCAGGACCTCCGCGTGGCGGAAGTTCGGCGGGGCGGCGGCGTGA
- a CDS encoding FMN-binding negative transcriptional regulator has protein sequence MYIPAHFQAGADAIHDLLMRPGAANLVTMTQRGLLASFVPFVYDPSIGEHGALHGHLARTNTQWSEPAIGESLVIIQGADAYVSPSWYASKAEHGRVVPTWNYSTAHVYGTLAVHDDVAWLGNQVRRLTKRNEAPFERPWSVDDAPERYVAGQLRAIVGVELLITRIEAKTKLSQNRPDTDIDGVIAGLEACGQAEASADVARARQERSRPDAGSA, from the coding sequence ATGTACATTCCAGCGCACTTTCAAGCCGGCGCCGACGCCATACATGACCTCCTCATGCGGCCGGGCGCTGCAAACTTGGTCACCATGACCCAGCGAGGCCTGCTCGCCAGTTTCGTGCCCTTCGTCTACGATCCTTCGATCGGCGAACACGGCGCGTTGCACGGACACCTCGCCCGAACCAACACGCAATGGTCCGAGCCGGCGATCGGAGAATCACTTGTCATCATCCAGGGTGCGGATGCCTATGTCTCGCCTTCGTGGTACGCCTCGAAGGCCGAACACGGACGTGTCGTCCCGACGTGGAACTACTCAACAGCCCACGTCTACGGAACGCTCGCCGTCCATGACGACGTGGCCTGGCTCGGCAACCAGGTGCGGCGGCTGACCAAGCGCAACGAAGCCCCCTTTGAGCGACCGTGGTCCGTGGACGATGCGCCGGAGCGTTACGTCGCAGGTCAGTTGCGGGCCATCGTTGGCGTCGAATTATTGATCACGAGGATCGAAGCAAAAACCAAACTCAGCCAAAACCGACCTGACACGGACATTGATGGCGTGATTGCCGGCCTTGAGGCATGCGGGCAAGCAGAGGCCTCCGCCGACGTAGCGCGAGCCAGACAGGAAAGATCGCGCCCGGACGCCGGCTCCGCGTAG
- a CDS encoding DMT family transporter gives MRDNSSATTLIRPVIPPRSAKGLWWGLLGVAAFSFTVPFTRVAVGGLSPLFIGSGRAVVAGILATCALSLTEQRLPRGKQWVRLAVVAAGIVVGFPLLTSFALMTTPASHGAVVIALLPAATATAAVLRGREQPPIAFWLVTAVGAIAAIAFALSQAGHPAQSGGLGLLNWADLLLLGAVIAAAIGYAEGGLLARELGAWQTVSWALVLALPLMAGLSALSMAQQPPSASPVQWAAFAYLGIASMFLGFFAWYRGLAIGPMAKVSQIQLVQPVLSICWAGLLLGETLGWTTIVGGIAVILCAGVAVRVRLNPQPANQNR, from the coding sequence ATGAGAGACAATAGTAGCGCTACTACACTTATTCGCCCAGTGATACCGCCACGTTCCGCCAAGGGTCTTTGGTGGGGCCTTCTGGGAGTAGCGGCGTTCTCGTTCACTGTTCCCTTCACCCGAGTAGCGGTTGGTGGCCTGTCGCCCCTGTTCATCGGCTCGGGTCGTGCCGTCGTCGCAGGGATTCTCGCGACGTGTGCCCTTTCGCTCACCGAGCAGCGACTTCCTCGGGGCAAACAATGGGTGCGTCTCGCGGTGGTCGCTGCCGGGATTGTTGTCGGCTTCCCGTTACTCACTTCATTCGCCCTCATGACGACGCCGGCCAGTCACGGTGCCGTCGTCATCGCTCTGTTACCGGCCGCGACGGCAACCGCGGCAGTGCTGCGCGGACGTGAGCAACCGCCAATCGCTTTCTGGCTGGTCACGGCCGTGGGAGCCATTGCGGCCATTGCATTCGCCCTATCGCAGGCAGGTCACCCAGCGCAGTCCGGCGGCCTCGGGCTACTGAACTGGGCGGACTTGCTGCTCCTCGGTGCCGTCATTGCCGCAGCTATCGGTTACGCCGAAGGAGGCCTGCTCGCACGCGAACTCGGCGCATGGCAGACCGTATCCTGGGCGCTCGTGCTGGCATTGCCGTTGATGGCCGGCCTGTCGGCGCTCTCCATGGCCCAGCAGCCACCGTCAGCTTCACCGGTTCAGTGGGCTGCTTTTGCATACCTCGGAATCGCTAGCATGTTTCTCGGTTTCTTCGCCTGGTACCGGGGGCTCGCCATTGGACCCATGGCCAAGGTCAGCCAGATACAACTCGTCCAGCCCGTGCTGAGCATCTGCTGGGCCGGACTGCTGCTCGGCGAAACCCTGGGCTGGACCACAATCGTCGGTGGAATCGCCGTCATCCTTTGCGCCGGCGTCGCTGTCCGCGTCCGACTCAATCCGCAACCTGCGAACCAGAATCGCTAA
- a CDS encoding MFS transporter produces the protein MNAPRAWLIWTIGVLAYLVAVAQRTSFGVSGLEATERFHASAAAISFFTVLQLLVYAGLQIPVGLLVDRFGSRAMIASGAVLMGLGQLQLAYAETVPGGVLGRVLVGAGDAMTFVSVIRLVPIWFAPARVPLVTQLTGMSGQLGQLISVVPFALVLHSAGWNTAFLALSSLSALAVVLVLALLRDVPPGHPPRESAQGLRATGVTLARAWRQPGTRLGLWCHFTVQFSGNVFAMSWGYPFLVSAQGLNAATVSALMGLFVVTSILVGPLFGTFVARHPMRRSAMVLLITAATALAWGAVLLLPNRAPLWLLALLVIALAIGGPGSMIGFDFARTFNPSHRIGTATGIVNVGGFVAALLTIYLVGLILDILHTSGFSGGELYGLASFRIALSVQFLFLLVGTVLIVMTRRKVRRQMAAQGVHVPPLLVSLANQRRRRVELRRERLAKQRSSAG, from the coding sequence GTGAACGCACCCCGCGCCTGGCTCATATGGACGATCGGGGTGCTCGCCTATCTGGTGGCAGTGGCCCAGCGCACATCCTTTGGTGTGTCCGGACTTGAAGCGACTGAGCGATTCCATGCCAGCGCGGCTGCTATTTCCTTCTTCACCGTGCTGCAATTGCTGGTCTACGCCGGCCTCCAGATACCGGTCGGGCTGCTTGTTGACCGCTTCGGTTCCCGCGCCATGATTGCAAGCGGGGCCGTGCTCATGGGGCTCGGCCAACTCCAACTGGCTTATGCCGAGACTGTTCCGGGCGGCGTGCTCGGCCGGGTGCTCGTCGGCGCAGGCGACGCCATGACCTTCGTCTCCGTGATCCGGCTCGTGCCAATCTGGTTCGCGCCGGCCCGGGTTCCGCTCGTCACCCAGCTGACAGGAATGTCGGGCCAGCTCGGCCAGCTGATCAGCGTGGTGCCGTTCGCGCTGGTCCTTCATTCCGCGGGATGGAATACGGCCTTCCTGGCTCTGAGTTCCCTGTCCGCACTCGCCGTTGTCCTTGTCCTCGCCTTGCTTAGGGACGTGCCGCCCGGTCATCCGCCCCGGGAGAGCGCCCAAGGCCTGCGCGCCACGGGCGTGACCTTGGCGCGTGCGTGGCGGCAGCCCGGAACGCGCTTGGGGCTCTGGTGCCACTTCACTGTCCAGTTCAGCGGCAACGTCTTCGCCATGTCCTGGGGCTACCCGTTTCTGGTGTCGGCGCAGGGCCTGAACGCGGCCACCGTGTCCGCCCTGATGGGACTTTTTGTGGTCACCAGCATTCTCGTGGGGCCTCTGTTTGGAACCTTCGTGGCCAGGCACCCGATGCGGCGCTCGGCCATGGTCCTCCTGATTACTGCGGCCACCGCACTTGCCTGGGGTGCGGTTCTGCTGCTGCCAAACCGGGCGCCCTTATGGTTGCTTGCCTTGTTGGTGATCGCTCTCGCTATCGGTGGCCCCGGGTCCATGATCGGCTTTGATTTTGCCCGGACATTCAATCCTTCCCACAGGATCGGTACTGCCACGGGCATCGTCAACGTGGGCGGCTTCGTTGCGGCGCTCCTGACGATCTACTTGGTGGGGCTCATCCTCGACATTCTCCACACCAGCGGTTTCTCAGGCGGGGAGCTGTACGGCCTGGCGTCCTTCCGCATCGCATTGAGTGTGCAATTCCTCTTCCTTCTTGTGGGTACAGTCTTGATCGTCATGACCCGCCGCAAGGTGCGCCGCCAGATGGCGGCGCAGGGCGTGCACGTTCCACCGCTCCTCGTGTCATTGGCAAATCAGCGCCGGCGCCGCGTGGAATTGCGACGCGAACGGCTCGCGAAGCAGCGAAGCTCAGCGGGATAG
- a CDS encoding RNA polymerase sigma factor yields the protein MTPSSAEKEPAAQAELSAEEKKAATVAKRAATRAANASTAGAEKPAPKKRGPKPGAKAAAEAANKSAGADEDSEEAEDFDAVVPDEAELTEEVEEGEEGKKPAPTGSGFVYSDADDDDAPVQQVMSAGATADPVKDYLKQIGKVALLNAEQEVDLALRIEAGLFAEEKINADDGSMDPKLKRELEFIIHDGKRAKNHLLEANLRLVVSLAKRYTGRGMLFLDLIQEGNLGLIRAVEKFDYTKGFKFSTYATWWIRQAITRAMADQARTIRIPVHMVEVINKLARVQRQMLQDLGREPTPEELALELDMTPEKVVEVQKYGREPISLHTPLGEDGDSEFGDLIEDSEAVVPADAVSFTLLQEQLHSVLDTLSEREAGVVAMRFGLTDGQPKTLDEIGKVYGVTRERIRQIESKTMSKLRHPSRSQVLRDYLD from the coding sequence GTGACCCCGTCTTCCGCCGAGAAGGAACCCGCCGCCCAGGCCGAACTGTCCGCCGAAGAAAAGAAGGCGGCTACAGTTGCGAAGCGTGCGGCAACGCGTGCTGCCAATGCTTCAACTGCAGGTGCAGAGAAGCCGGCACCCAAGAAGCGCGGGCCCAAGCCCGGCGCCAAGGCCGCTGCCGAAGCAGCCAACAAGTCCGCCGGCGCCGACGAGGACTCCGAAGAAGCCGAGGATTTTGACGCCGTCGTTCCCGATGAAGCAGAGCTCACCGAGGAAGTCGAAGAAGGCGAAGAGGGCAAGAAACCTGCCCCGACAGGTTCGGGTTTTGTCTACTCGGATGCCGATGACGACGACGCTCCTGTGCAGCAGGTTATGTCTGCCGGAGCAACCGCCGACCCCGTCAAGGATTACCTGAAGCAGATCGGTAAGGTCGCCCTCCTGAATGCGGAGCAGGAAGTTGACCTTGCGCTCCGCATTGAAGCCGGCCTCTTCGCAGAGGAGAAGATCAACGCTGACGACGGTTCCATGGACCCGAAGCTCAAGCGTGAGCTTGAGTTCATCATCCACGACGGCAAGCGCGCAAAGAACCACCTCCTCGAAGCCAACCTGCGCCTTGTGGTCTCCCTTGCCAAGCGCTACACGGGCCGCGGGATGCTGTTCCTGGACCTCATCCAGGAAGGAAACCTGGGCCTGATTCGTGCAGTGGAGAAGTTCGACTACACCAAGGGCTTCAAGTTCTCCACCTACGCCACCTGGTGGATCCGCCAGGCCATCACCCGCGCCATGGCTGACCAGGCCCGCACCATCCGCATCCCGGTGCACATGGTGGAAGTCATCAACAAGCTGGCACGCGTCCAGCGCCAAATGCTGCAGGATCTCGGGCGCGAACCCACGCCTGAAGAACTGGCCCTCGAACTGGACATGACCCCCGAGAAGGTCGTCGAGGTCCAGAAGTACGGCCGCGAGCCCATCTCGTTGCACACCCCGCTTGGCGAGGACGGTGACTCAGAGTTCGGCGACCTCATCGAGGACTCGGAAGCCGTGGTACCGGCGGATGCCGTGAGCTTCACCCTGCTCCAGGAGCAGTTGCACTCGGTACTCGATACCCTGTCCGAGCGTGAAGCAGGCGTGGTAGCCATGCGGTTCGGTCTCACCGACGGCCAGCCGAAGACTTTAGACGAAATCGGCAAGGTCTATGGAGTCACCCGTGAACGCATCCGTCAGATCGAATCCAAGACGATGTCCAAGCTGCGCCACCCCTCACGGTCGCAGGTTCTGCGGGACTACCTCGACTAA